The following coding sequences are from one Trueperaceae bacterium window:
- a CDS encoding tRNA/rRNA cytosine-C5-methylase yields MFQENYRGYTLTPRHEKTSKSESGTPTRLIALKLFEQVFQGAYATPLLNKHLRDIGVRRDRSFITDLLYGTLRNFIYLEACLTPRLRAPKRLPKIVYSGLIMASYEILIRGTPRHAAVFEWVQTIKRLTPPLAGLVNGVLRSVAVPNNLEQPTKWSLPGWLADSFISALGPDAAEDAALSMLKPGPLWLATTGAKAVPSLLKEGCKVTEGPLPNTVAIRSPLPLYKLLAYREGLVQPQNPSSRYPVHALDVTPGDLVLDLASGNGIKAAHLATLGAQVVSVDKSSSKLSRARDNLLRMGLNADQHIADLSNQPDLKPAAKVLLDAPCSGTGTLRGNPEIKLRLNSKQVSSLAELQALLLDRASELTLPGGTLVYSVCSLTPDEGIGVISNFLAEKTNFCVDKSLPPQKLRNLVYREGTYIVPTNGVDGFFVAKLRKGPL; encoded by the coding sequence ATGTTCCAGGAAAATTATCGAGGATACACATTGACTCCACGCCACGAAAAAACATCAAAAAGTGAATCTGGAACTCCGACTCGTTTAATCGCGTTAAAACTTTTCGAGCAAGTATTCCAAGGAGCTTACGCCACTCCACTGTTGAATAAACACCTGCGCGACATAGGTGTTCGTCGAGACCGAAGTTTTATCACTGACCTCCTATACGGGACGCTACGGAATTTCATTTATCTCGAGGCCTGTTTAACCCCAAGACTACGGGCACCCAAACGGCTACCCAAAATCGTATATAGCGGTTTAATTATGGCTTCTTACGAGATACTAATACGCGGAACCCCTCGCCACGCAGCCGTTTTTGAGTGGGTACAAACTATTAAGAGGCTTACGCCACCTTTAGCAGGCTTAGTGAATGGTGTGTTGCGCTCAGTTGCTGTGCCTAATAACCTAGAACAACCAACTAAATGGAGTTTGCCAGGGTGGCTTGCCGATTCGTTCATCAGTGCGTTGGGACCTGATGCAGCTGAAGATGCAGCTCTCAGCATGCTTAAACCAGGTCCTTTATGGCTTGCAACAACTGGCGCTAAAGCTGTCCCCAGTTTACTTAAGGAAGGGTGCAAAGTAACCGAGGGTCCTCTACCAAACACTGTAGCCATCCGCTCTCCCCTTCCTCTTTACAAACTCCTGGCGTACCGTGAGGGTTTAGTTCAACCCCAAAACCCGAGTTCTAGATATCCTGTTCATGCTTTGGATGTCACACCGGGGGATTTAGTTCTTGATTTAGCGAGCGGAAATGGCATCAAAGCAGCTCACCTAGCGACTCTCGGTGCTCAAGTCGTAAGCGTAGATAAAAGTAGTTCTAAACTTTCACGCGCTAGAGACAATTTGTTGCGAATGGGACTTAACGCAGATCAACATATAGCTGATCTTTCTAATCAGCCAGACCTCAAGCCCGCGGCTAAAGTTCTCCTTGATGCCCCCTGCTCTGGTACCGGTACCCTGCGAGGAAACCCGGAGATAAAATTGCGACTCAATTCGAAACAAGTTTCCTCCTTGGCCGAACTACAAGCATTGCTCCTTGATAGAGCGTCAGAACTCACGCTACCTGGAGGTACCTTGGTCTATTCGGTGTGCAGCCTAACTCCAGACGAAGGTATCGGGGTAATCTCAAACTTTCTTGCAGAAAAGACAAATTTCTGTGTAGACAAGTCGCTACCCCCCCAAAAATTACGGAATTTAGTATATCGGGAGGGAACTTATATTGTTCCTACAAACGGCGTGGATGGGTTTTTTGTAGCCAAACTTCGAAAGGGTCCCCTCTAA
- a CDS encoding cleavage protein, giving the protein MFMYLMSAGAAEMVTGSCHLLDFQTTQILVDCGLFQGPKSVEKRNSTAFPFSPSSLDAVCITHGHLDHVGRLPKLVRDGFSGPIFATHATRQIVEIILRDAARIQLEDYKRSFRKARRSGREQTVESPLYDENDVNHALSLFAQPVDFGKPFNIGTNLQVTFHSSGHILGSAWIQFDINDRRIILSGDLGNRESSLQAPATIPPKCDAVIVETTYANRTHRSRDATRNEFQLIVDRAVRLGGIVMIPSFSLERTQGVLLQLKNFTDNEAAPQIPIFLDSPMATKMTRLYQTCANEFRPEVATRLASGEDPFEPSSLSYTVETDASKALNKIKGSAIIIAGSGMMSGGRIVHHLKHNLWKPQSSLVVVGYQAKGSLGRRLVDGAKTIRIFGEEIIVRASVHTIGGFSAHADKDDILTWLGGVGPAHIHLVHGENEAMNEFASFLRNDGRKVTIPEYGERIPLFDVYR; this is encoded by the coding sequence ATGTTTATGTACCTAATGAGTGCTGGTGCAGCCGAAATGGTTACCGGAAGTTGCCATCTCCTAGATTTCCAAACGACCCAAATCTTGGTGGATTGTGGTCTTTTCCAGGGACCTAAGTCTGTCGAGAAACGAAATTCAACTGCCTTCCCATTTTCCCCAAGCTCTCTCGACGCCGTATGCATCACACATGGTCATCTAGATCATGTTGGGAGGCTTCCAAAATTGGTCAGAGATGGTTTCTCAGGACCAATCTTTGCCACCCACGCAACAAGGCAAATCGTAGAAATAATCCTTCGAGATGCAGCTCGAATACAATTAGAAGATTACAAGAGAAGCTTTCGGAAAGCTCGGCGCTCAGGTCGTGAACAGACAGTAGAATCGCCTCTTTACGACGAAAATGACGTGAATCACGCCCTATCCCTTTTCGCCCAACCTGTAGACTTTGGCAAGCCTTTTAACATAGGGACGAATCTTCAAGTCACATTTCATAGTTCTGGCCACATACTCGGGAGCGCCTGGATACAGTTCGACATAAACGACCGACGCATTATTCTTTCGGGGGACTTAGGTAATCGCGAAAGCAGTCTACAGGCTCCCGCCACGATTCCCCCGAAGTGCGACGCCGTCATCGTAGAAACAACGTATGCTAACCGAACCCATAGAAGCCGGGATGCGACACGCAATGAATTTCAATTAATTGTCGACCGAGCTGTGCGACTTGGTGGGATCGTTATGATTCCAAGTTTTTCATTGGAGAGAACTCAAGGTGTCTTGTTACAGCTGAAGAACTTTACGGACAATGAAGCAGCGCCACAAATCCCGATATTTCTAGATTCGCCAATGGCCACGAAGATGACTCGGTTATACCAAACCTGTGCGAACGAATTCCGACCCGAGGTTGCGACTCGTCTTGCATCTGGCGAAGATCCTTTTGAACCCTCAAGTTTATCTTATACGGTAGAAACCGATGCTTCGAAAGCCCTCAATAAGATTAAAGGAAGCGCTATTATCATTGCTGGTTCTGGAATGATGTCTGGTGGGCGAATTGTCCATCACCTTAAACACAATCTTTGGAAACCCCAATCTAGTTTGGTAGTAGTCGGTTATCAGGCTAAAGGCTCTCTCGGTCGTCGCCTGGTCGATGGCGCTAAAACGATACGTATTTTCGGTGAGGAAATTATTGTTAGGGCGTCAGTACACACTATAGGTGGTTTTTCTGCCCACGCCGACAAGGATGATATTCTTACCTGGCTCGGTGGGGTCGGCCCAGCACATATCCACCTAGTACATGGAGAAAATGAAGCGATGAATGAGTTTGCAAGTTTCTTAAGAAATGATGGTCGGAAAGTAACAATCCCAGAATATGGGGAACGAATACCGTTATTCGATGTCTACCGCTAG
- the lon gene encoding endopeptidase La has protein sequence MDWELPVIALRSQVVLPRTLENIDVGRPKSKRALEEAQEGDNRVLLIVQKDSRNDDPDSSDLFEVGTLCVIKQVIKLPDDTLQVLVEAKERARVIEYLPGMVLRARLNTIQEIPSDADEQTRDVLMDETKSAFSDYAQQNKNLRLDSFHLENLRNLKDPGALADVVSKYASWEVVEKQQILEEPRAFKRLELVYAFLSRDLDRFDTEKQISARVKQQMDSNQREYFLREQLKAINRELGGDEESEIDDLKAKVSKKQLPKHAEERALKEISRLEKMPNGSPEATVVRTYLDTILDLPWSEEDAETLDIAHTEQILDEDHYALDEPKDRILEFLAVRQLTKDSPETEYSAPLICLVGPPGVGKTSLGKSVARSLNRKFVRMSLGGVRDEAEIRGHRRTYIGSLPGRILQGMKTAGKRNPVFLLDEIDKMAADFRGDPAAALLEVLDPEQNNAFIDHYLEIDYDLSQVMFITTANTLTAIPKPLLDRMEVITIAGYTLDEKLEIAKRYHIPRQIQSHGLTDKITFEDAAIRTIITEYTREAGVRNMDRLLAKASRKTAKSYLTNSWKGTESIGIDLIRAILGVAPYPEAKIKTEPQVGLSHGLAWTSVGGVTLDIEVVSVPGKGKVHLTGQLGDIMKESAYAGIAYLRDRSLDFQLSADFHETKDLHVHVLEGATPKDGPSAGIAIATAVVSSLTRRLVRGDVAMTGEITLSGRVLPIGGIKEKLLAAHQAGINHVIIPEANRPNLEDVPEPILKDLTITTVEAFGEVLDLVLLNSGAPITTDPVPDLEESEPSSTHA, from the coding sequence ATGGATTGGGAACTCCCGGTAATCGCACTTCGCAGTCAGGTGGTACTACCACGTACTTTAGAAAACATCGATGTCGGCCGACCTAAATCAAAACGAGCACTAGAAGAAGCACAGGAAGGCGACAATAGAGTACTACTAATCGTACAGAAAGATTCGCGAAACGATGACCCTGATAGTAGCGATCTTTTTGAGGTTGGGACTCTTTGTGTTATCAAGCAGGTAATAAAATTGCCTGATGACACCCTTCAGGTTTTAGTCGAAGCAAAAGAACGTGCTCGAGTTATTGAATATTTGCCGGGAATGGTTCTTCGGGCGAGACTTAATACGATTCAAGAAATTCCTTCTGATGCCGACGAACAAACTCGTGACGTCCTAATGGATGAAACGAAAAGTGCTTTTTCAGATTATGCCCAACAGAATAAAAATCTTCGTTTGGATTCCTTCCACTTAGAGAACCTTCGGAACCTCAAAGATCCTGGGGCTTTGGCTGACGTTGTATCAAAATATGCTAGTTGGGAAGTTGTTGAAAAGCAACAAATCCTGGAAGAACCGCGTGCTTTTAAGCGACTTGAACTTGTCTACGCATTCCTTTCCAGAGACCTAGACCGTTTCGATACAGAGAAACAAATCAGTGCCCGGGTTAAACAACAGATGGATTCTAACCAGCGGGAATATTTTTTGCGAGAGCAGTTAAAAGCAATTAACCGCGAACTTGGTGGCGATGAGGAATCTGAAATTGACGACCTGAAAGCTAAAGTGAGTAAGAAACAATTACCTAAGCATGCTGAGGAGAGGGCGTTAAAAGAAATTTCCCGCCTCGAGAAAATGCCTAACGGTTCGCCTGAGGCTACCGTCGTCCGCACTTATCTCGACACAATTCTTGATCTGCCTTGGAGCGAAGAGGATGCAGAGACGCTTGATATAGCTCATACAGAACAAATCCTTGACGAGGATCACTACGCCCTGGATGAACCAAAGGACCGCATCTTAGAGTTTTTAGCGGTCAGGCAATTGACCAAAGATAGCCCCGAAACCGAATACTCGGCGCCACTGATATGTTTAGTAGGCCCTCCTGGGGTTGGTAAAACCAGTCTTGGAAAATCAGTCGCCCGAAGCCTCAATCGAAAGTTCGTTCGGATGAGCTTAGGCGGAGTCAGAGATGAGGCGGAAATCCGAGGCCATCGCCGTACTTACATAGGATCTCTTCCCGGCCGGATCCTACAGGGAATGAAAACTGCCGGAAAGAGAAATCCAGTGTTCCTATTAGACGAAATCGATAAAATGGCAGCAGATTTTCGCGGAGACCCAGCTGCTGCCCTTCTCGAGGTACTTGATCCCGAACAAAACAATGCTTTTATAGACCATTACTTAGAAATTGATTACGACCTTTCGCAGGTAATGTTCATCACTACCGCCAATACCTTGACCGCCATTCCAAAACCATTATTGGATAGAATGGAGGTCATTACGATTGCTGGTTATACATTAGACGAAAAGCTTGAAATAGCGAAGCGTTACCATATTCCTAGGCAAATTCAATCTCATGGCCTTACCGACAAAATTACCTTTGAAGATGCTGCTATTCGGACGATAATTACAGAATACACTCGGGAGGCGGGTGTAAGGAATATGGATCGTTTACTTGCTAAGGCCTCCCGTAAGACCGCAAAGTCGTATTTGACGAATTCTTGGAAAGGCACCGAGTCAATCGGAATTGATCTAATTAGAGCTATCCTGGGGGTGGCACCTTATCCAGAAGCAAAAATTAAAACCGAACCACAAGTGGGTCTTAGCCACGGCTTAGCGTGGACTTCTGTAGGGGGAGTTACTCTAGATATAGAAGTGGTATCTGTACCAGGCAAAGGAAAAGTTCACCTCACTGGGCAACTTGGAGACATAATGAAGGAAAGTGCCTACGCTGGAATTGCTTATCTGCGTGATCGAAGTCTAGATTTTCAACTTTCTGCTGATTTTCATGAAACAAAAGATCTCCACGTACATGTACTTGAGGGAGCGACTCCCAAAGACGGTCCCAGCGCCGGTATTGCAATAGCAACCGCGGTGGTTAGCTCTTTAACTCGTCGGCTTGTACGTGGTGATGTGGCAATGACCGGTGAAATAACCCTATCAGGACGCGTCCTTCCCATTGGTGGCATAAAAGAAAAACTCCTTGCAGCCCATCAAGCCGGCATTAATCACGTAATAATTCCTGAAGCTAATCGGCCTAATCTTGAGGACGTTCCGGAGCCGATTCTTAAAGACCTTACAATAACTACAGTGGAGGCCTTTGGGGAAGTATTAGATTTGGTGTTGTTAAATTCCGGGGCTCCAATAACCACTGACCCCGTACCGGATTTAGAAGAAAGCGAGCCAAGTTCAACTCACGCATAG
- a CDS encoding mannose-6-phosphate isomerase, whose translation MNNTLYPMKIARTLKPRIWGGPRLQEYLGVSAASEFNVYGESWEMFEENTIINGFWAGQSLRTVSEELGSDFLGSISYNRFGKKVPLLTKFIFAGQSLSIQVHPGDDYVKANELQQDGFGKEEAWLIIEAQPGAKIIRGFQNGTKLSDIKKHIEGGTLESICQQVEVSAGDVILNPPGVVHAIGAGILLFEIQQASDLTYRLYDYNRRDKNGNLRALHVEQGLRVIDLEPRVGSKVIAKAREDSWVELVRTKNFVLTSKELCGGKNTYVHKSQNSFEIVTVIDGKSQLRSSGSDVTSLSQGESAILPAKLGDYQLQGLGKILRAGLEI comes from the coding sequence GTGAACAACACACTTTACCCTATGAAGATAGCTCGGACGTTAAAACCGCGAATATGGGGTGGGCCGCGGTTGCAAGAATACTTAGGTGTCTCGGCGGCATCTGAATTCAATGTGTATGGGGAGTCTTGGGAGATGTTTGAAGAGAACACGATTATTAACGGGTTTTGGGCTGGTCAATCGCTCAGAACGGTTAGCGAAGAGCTAGGATCGGATTTTCTTGGATCGATTAGCTACAACCGTTTTGGGAAGAAAGTACCGCTGTTAACGAAGTTCATCTTTGCTGGACAATCCTTATCAATTCAAGTCCATCCAGGCGATGACTATGTAAAGGCCAACGAGCTCCAGCAAGATGGTTTTGGTAAGGAAGAAGCATGGCTCATAATCGAAGCTCAACCCGGCGCAAAAATCATACGAGGATTCCAAAATGGAACCAAGCTTAGTGATATCAAGAAGCATATAGAAGGAGGTACTCTTGAAAGTATTTGTCAGCAGGTCGAAGTGTCCGCTGGTGATGTGATTCTGAATCCGCCGGGAGTTGTACACGCTATTGGGGCTGGTATTCTTCTGTTCGAAATCCAACAGGCAAGCGACCTCACATACCGCTTGTATGACTATAATCGGCGCGACAAAAACGGCAATTTGCGTGCTCTTCACGTAGAACAGGGCCTTCGCGTTATCGATTTGGAACCAAGAGTCGGTTCCAAAGTAATTGCAAAGGCAAGGGAAGATAGTTGGGTGGAATTGGTCAGAACGAAAAATTTTGTTCTGACCAGTAAGGAACTCTGCGGTGGGAAGAATACCTATGTTCATAAGTCCCAGAACAGTTTCGAAATAGTTACAGTCATAGATGGGAAAAGTCAGCTGCGGTCAAGCGGTTCAGACGTGACGAGTTTAAGCCAAGGAGAATCTGCTATTCTACCGGCTAAATTAGGGGACTACCAACTCCAAGGTCTTGGCAAAATCTTAAGAGCCGGCCTTGAAATTTAG